Proteins encoded by one window of Fictibacillus marinisediminis:
- a CDS encoding PKD domain-containing protein, producing MWNSNFSLKIIKVLLAVLIFGSSFYGTAAFAANYPATEKEFFEYLANIGRKRFSENGEEANFSTFKTYDVIVYGSPRDVSGNESASGGYCGHEREYRYLGFNTGGNKVTNQCFRNDATGSETPEQWDYQVVDSNTSSWDNMSTSLEQHILNSKVEGHNAKNLTVNGMGGKRYAKITARPTWRSSGTVYTEHKGEVSIWYATFKIPPMIGDTLIDTKIASDKTTYYIDEYSNSTEADITVTSQAKLKGYARESDISKLTVSYGDDTRTDRKDDLVTLNKTIKFDRSKYPGNKSSDKVYDITLKGSGTVRSVFNDYDEDEAEKDIRLVVKPYVGDPYVKASAEATPKSQAIKGDEATIKVSVTGEMKNVKDGSNIDYWAFEVKKKGDKTAQIKKVDKSTRIQDSPDFTFTVPASKVISSTFKQEFEAVAKAKLKSGSTKEDENTTYANVTPPDTIGMNLTGSAATSPASQKLVGTSAAVNVTVKGSVDKSFSTSLIDHWEFEAKKKQEPLYTKKIVQSSKVSDQATIPFSIPAASVTTDEFLQDFDAKITVVLTTGKRTTVEAATKANIYKEVAPPTTPEEPPGGGEPTEPPPPPNQPPVANVFVGSEYYWVETVTAGDSSYDPDGTIVDKQFYFDDEPSGTTFKSARVESPESHNVRVKVTDDDGDTAEDQEVFRILPTTPVADFTIEGTKKENRKMILRGEASEGVTPSARVAPLDYTKSVWKITPVTLGIDQSDILIRQASNKKALEFLVRKAGDYQATLTITNVYGEISKPVTKKFTIVEDQVPEAKFTVNAKKVVRDKTTKEATIHLEDLSESKDNDPISKRTFYVEYDSNNDGVIGTPQDSPRQAIYSGPNKSFDYKTDKVGNYRFSVDVKESFGQPTLEEFIQEQHYKRDSSDVLHPRGTISYYQQDENFNLPSSDKMVEVTNVAPLVDFSAIRKNKVDIVLNFGGLDTATQQHLTGKAYNDGEYDHYYYTIDQTYKNRMTAAASNLETNLLQKGIDAKVTIDNSYYHTYDSDGTGIRHIPQWGLTYWQTYEYQTVTTSDSHYSPPAEWAITGITSEATKTVSQSFSSTCTDTFTWDGKHWDDPSGWSHSFPSTISYNSGGYSGVLNRPPTPWPECPASPPSYDGKNVGDTATGSAMNTLVYTGTVKKTISGYISPEGDSTVYTYQLKKTIQNQRWEIQYYYDQGISSTEQVNTTDFTSAYSNQSFRTGAQAYYIKMDKNPWDWMGNSSKLNSMVNKSKANSIFFWNMATTSNKNNVERLIGSGSQKGQFTTYDAIYLTKNMKDIEDYFLNQFMIKQNSTNLTVVLGDQVDFQVFYEDAENDPELKREYLFKHDPTTINGREIDNQPDGPIPENNKWMSQPINFSRVGTYLAKIHSLDNPIFWDDDRFFNYRKWSDEEVQKEVIINVHRRPIADFSFKIDIADNYRLDLDPSLSYDPDHEKNMKDKGIVNYTWVSYTVDGTKYDGSPPAHLQPNKVYDATLQVEDIDGAYGTVTKRISTENVNIKPVAKFNVQSLVSRSQKLEFTDLSYDPNGDPLTNYQFTIRKQADNTLLKTLNDWPTSFKDMNLPAGDYVIGLTVWDIPKFPPALQSDLYERQIKIVNDNQPPVSIFSLNPNPVEIGQPLTYKDSSYDPDNHNPLKYSWKIEKVDADGSVIQTWETGAPPKDFRDFGGVGKYKVYQTVWDSPPAPLTPLSDTFMVTLDVIEGPKHPYAEFTWHPEDIITEGDTIYLDPLASYDLDGDVVGYDWKIKDPSGAVTTSTEMFPNITNSKKGTYQVELNVIDDDGLKSMVPAKHDIEVLPMQANIPPVANFDWLPFTPFLGTTVAFNPDASFDPDGKIVSYSWKFKSKSGTTTTSTDHYPSFTAASDYYDVDLTIKDDRGGTGTLSQRVNVQIASLQALVTHTPTWKDTWVKNEYDPDINIFRAGEHFVIELTSTPANKVEGSVDFGGKIGKVDIPSSAFTLVSSKPFEMKWCAELYRDDFKFIPDGEYMFNFKSYHPVANPYVEATDNYIVKIQGNIFEELGYHRSY from the coding sequence TTGTGGAATAGTAATTTTTCTTTGAAAATCATTAAAGTACTTCTTGCGGTATTAATTTTTGGTTCATCTTTCTATGGAACTGCCGCATTTGCTGCGAATTATCCAGCCACAGAAAAAGAGTTTTTCGAGTACCTAGCCAATATTGGAAGAAAGAGATTTTCTGAAAATGGAGAGGAAGCGAATTTTTCAACTTTTAAAACATATGACGTAATAGTATATGGTTCTCCCAGAGATGTATCAGGAAATGAATCAGCTTCAGGAGGCTACTGTGGCCACGAACGTGAATACCGATATTTAGGATTTAATACTGGTGGAAACAAAGTTACTAACCAATGTTTTAGGAATGATGCTACAGGATCGGAAACACCGGAACAATGGGATTATCAAGTAGTAGATTCGAATACCAGTTCTTGGGACAACATGAGTACTTCATTAGAACAACATATACTAAATTCAAAAGTGGAAGGACATAATGCCAAGAATCTTACAGTAAACGGAATGGGCGGGAAAAGATATGCAAAAATAACCGCTCGACCAACTTGGAGATCTTCTGGAACTGTTTATACAGAACATAAAGGAGAGGTTTCTATTTGGTATGCGACCTTTAAAATCCCTCCAATGATTGGAGATACATTAATTGATACAAAAATTGCTTCTGATAAAACTACATATTACATTGACGAATACTCAAACTCAACGGAAGCAGATATTACTGTAACCTCTCAAGCAAAGTTAAAGGGATATGCTAGGGAGAGTGACATCTCAAAATTAACTGTCTCCTACGGTGATGATACACGAACAGACCGTAAAGACGATTTAGTAACTTTGAATAAAACAATTAAGTTTGATAGAAGTAAATATCCAGGAAATAAGAGTTCAGATAAGGTTTATGATATTACTTTAAAAGGGAGCGGGACAGTCCGTTCTGTATTCAACGATTATGACGAGGATGAAGCTGAGAAGGACATACGGCTTGTTGTTAAGCCTTATGTGGGTGATCCATATGTCAAAGCAAGTGCGGAAGCTACCCCAAAATCACAAGCAATTAAAGGGGACGAAGCTACTATTAAAGTCTCTGTAACAGGAGAAATGAAGAATGTTAAAGATGGATCAAATATTGACTATTGGGCTTTTGAGGTTAAGAAAAAAGGAGATAAAACCGCTCAAATTAAGAAGGTCGATAAAAGTACAAGAATCCAAGATTCACCGGACTTTACCTTCACGGTTCCGGCTTCTAAGGTCATATCCTCTACTTTCAAGCAGGAATTTGAAGCTGTTGCCAAAGCCAAATTAAAATCCGGAAGTACCAAAGAAGACGAGAATACTACTTATGCTAATGTAACTCCTCCTGATACTATAGGAATGAATTTAACCGGTAGTGCAGCCACAAGTCCTGCTTCCCAAAAGCTAGTTGGGACAAGCGCAGCTGTAAATGTGACAGTAAAAGGTTCAGTTGATAAAAGTTTTAGCACATCGTTGATCGACCATTGGGAGTTTGAAGCTAAAAAGAAACAAGAGCCTCTATACACTAAAAAGATAGTACAGTCGTCTAAAGTCAGTGATCAAGCAACAATACCATTTAGTATACCTGCTGCTTCAGTTACGACAGATGAGTTTTTACAGGATTTTGATGCGAAAATAACAGTTGTTCTAACAACTGGTAAGCGTACTACGGTAGAGGCTGCAACAAAAGCAAACATTTACAAAGAGGTTGCTCCTCCTACTACTCCGGAAGAGCCGCCAGGCGGGGGAGAACCAACAGAACCACCGCCACCTCCAAATCAGCCGCCAGTTGCTAATGTATTTGTTGGCAGTGAGTATTACTGGGTAGAGACCGTAACAGCTGGTGACAGTTCTTATGATCCTGATGGAACTATTGTTGATAAACAGTTCTATTTTGATGATGAGCCTTCTGGAACAACTTTTAAATCTGCTAGAGTAGAATCGCCAGAATCCCATAATGTCCGTGTGAAAGTTACGGATGATGATGGAGATACAGCTGAGGACCAAGAAGTTTTTAGGATCCTACCGACAACACCGGTCGCTGACTTTACAATTGAAGGAACAAAGAAAGAAAATCGGAAAATGATCTTAAGAGGGGAAGCCTCTGAAGGGGTAACACCTTCAGCAAGAGTGGCGCCTTTAGATTATACAAAATCTGTTTGGAAAATCACTCCCGTAACGCTGGGAATTGATCAAAGTGATATTCTCATTCGCCAAGCGTCTAATAAAAAGGCCCTTGAATTTCTGGTTAGAAAAGCAGGGGACTATCAAGCTACGTTAACCATAACAAATGTTTATGGAGAAATATCAAAGCCGGTTACCAAAAAGTTCACTATAGTTGAAGACCAGGTGCCCGAAGCTAAGTTCACTGTAAACGCTAAAAAAGTAGTCAGAGATAAAACGACAAAGGAAGCGACTATTCATCTTGAAGATTTAAGTGAATCAAAAGATAATGACCCAATTTCAAAGCGTACTTTCTATGTGGAGTATGACAGTAATAATGACGGAGTTATTGGAACGCCACAAGATTCACCGCGGCAAGCAATTTACTCTGGACCAAACAAATCCTTTGATTATAAGACCGATAAAGTCGGGAATTATCGGTTCAGTGTAGATGTTAAAGAGAGTTTTGGGCAACCGACATTAGAAGAGTTTATCCAGGAGCAGCACTATAAACGAGACAGCTCAGATGTTTTACACCCCAGAGGAACCATTAGCTACTATCAACAGGATGAAAATTTCAATTTACCTTCTTCCGATAAAATGGTTGAAGTGACAAACGTTGCTCCCTTGGTAGACTTCTCAGCCATCCGAAAAAACAAGGTGGATATTGTCCTTAACTTCGGTGGTCTGGATACAGCCACACAGCAGCATTTAACAGGAAAAGCTTACAACGATGGGGAGTATGACCATTACTATTACACTATTGATCAAACGTATAAAAATCGAATGACTGCAGCGGCATCCAATTTAGAAACCAACCTTTTACAAAAAGGAATCGACGCAAAGGTAACCATTGATAATAGCTACTACCATACGTATGATTCGGACGGAACAGGAATCCGGCATATTCCTCAATGGGGATTGACATACTGGCAAACTTACGAATATCAAACGGTAACGACTTCGGACTCCCATTATTCGCCGCCGGCTGAATGGGCAATCACTGGAATTACGAGTGAAGCTACCAAAACAGTTTCTCAGAGTTTTTCAAGTACTTGTACTGATACGTTTACTTGGGATGGGAAACATTGGGACGATCCTAGTGGGTGGTCTCATAGTTTTCCAAGTACCATTTCCTATAATTCAGGCGGTTACTCAGGGGTATTAAATCGACCACCCACACCGTGGCCGGAATGTCCCGCTTCCCCGCCTTCGTATGATGGGAAAAATGTGGGGGACACAGCAACAGGAAGTGCAATGAATACACTCGTCTATACAGGAACCGTTAAGAAGACCATTTCAGGTTATATCTCTCCTGAAGGCGATTCAACGGTTTATACGTATCAGCTGAAGAAAACCATCCAAAATCAAAGATGGGAAATTCAATATTATTATGATCAAGGGATTTCTTCAACAGAGCAGGTAAACACAACCGACTTTACTAGTGCTTATTCAAACCAATCGTTTAGAACAGGTGCTCAGGCCTATTATATAAAAATGGATAAAAATCCTTGGGACTGGATGGGTAACTCTTCAAAACTCAATTCAATGGTTAATAAGTCTAAAGCAAATTCAATCTTCTTTTGGAATATGGCAACTACCTCAAATAAAAACAATGTAGAGCGTTTAATTGGGTCCGGATCGCAAAAAGGACAATTTACAACGTATGATGCCATCTATCTAACCAAAAATATGAAAGATATTGAAGATTACTTTTTGAATCAGTTTATGATTAAGCAGAATTCAACCAATTTAACCGTCGTTTTGGGAGATCAGGTAGACTTCCAGGTGTTTTATGAAGACGCTGAAAATGACCCGGAATTAAAGAGGGAATATCTGTTCAAACATGATCCAACCACAATAAATGGAAGAGAAATTGATAATCAACCGGATGGACCAATTCCTGAGAATAATAAATGGATGAGTCAGCCGATTAATTTCTCAAGAGTAGGGACCTACCTTGCAAAAATCCATTCTTTAGATAATCCGATTTTCTGGGATGACGATAGATTCTTTAACTATCGTAAGTGGTCCGATGAAGAAGTACAGAAGGAAGTAATCATTAACGTACACAGGCGTCCAATAGCCGATTTTAGTTTTAAAATTGATATTGCAGACAATTACCGGCTAGACTTGGATCCGTCGTTATCTTACGACCCTGACCATGAAAAAAATATGAAAGACAAAGGGATAGTTAATTATACATGGGTTTCATACACGGTAGATGGAACGAAGTATGATGGATCGCCACCGGCTCACTTACAACCTAACAAAGTTTATGATGCGACTTTACAGGTGGAAGATATTGACGGCGCATATGGAACGGTAACTAAACGAATAAGTACAGAAAATGTAAATATCAAACCAGTTGCAAAATTCAATGTACAATCGTTGGTATCCCGCAGCCAGAAGCTTGAGTTTACGGATCTATCTTATGATCCAAACGGTGACCCGCTTACCAATTATCAGTTCACAATACGTAAACAAGCGGATAATACCCTTTTGAAGACTCTTAATGATTGGCCAACATCATTTAAAGATATGAATTTACCGGCCGGAGATTATGTCATTGGTTTAACGGTTTGGGATATACCTAAATTCCCGCCAGCCTTACAATCAGATCTTTATGAGCGGCAAATTAAGATTGTAAATGATAATCAGCCTCCTGTTTCAATTTTCTCTTTAAATCCTAATCCAGTTGAAATAGGACAACCACTTACTTATAAAGACAGCAGCTATGATCCTGATAATCATAATCCGTTAAAGTACTCCTGGAAGATCGAGAAAGTTGATGCCGATGGTTCTGTAATACAAACGTGGGAAACAGGAGCCCCGCCTAAAGACTTTAGAGACTTTGGGGGAGTTGGTAAGTACAAAGTATATCAAACTGTGTGGGATAGCCCTCCAGCACCTTTGACACCGTTATCAGATACATTCATGGTAACGTTAGATGTTATCGAAGGGCCAAAACATCCTTATGCGGAGTTTACTTGGCATCCGGAAGATATCATTACAGAGGGAGACACTATTTATCTCGATCCTCTTGCTTCTTATGATTTAGATGGAGATGTAGTGGGATATGATTGGAAGATTAAAGACCCATCTGGAGCGGTTACGACTTCAACTGAAATGTTCCCGAACATCACTAATTCGAAAAAGGGAACTTATCAAGTTGAGTTAAATGTTATTGATGATGACGGACTGAAATCAATGGTTCCAGCCAAGCATGATATTGAAGTTCTTCCTATGCAGGCTAACATTCCACCTGTAGCGAACTTTGACTGGCTGCCTTTCACACCATTCTTAGGAACTACGGTAGCATTTAACCCGGACGCATCTTTTGATCCAGATGGAAAAATTGTCTCGTATTCCTGGAAGTTTAAAAGCAAAAGTGGAACAACAACCACGAGTACCGATCACTATCCTTCCTTTACGGCAGCAAGCGATTATTATGATGTAGATTTAACAATTAAGGATGATCGAGGCGGGACGGGAACTCTTTCTCAACGGGTGAATGTCCAAATTGCTTCCTTACAGGCACTAGTCACGCATACACCAACTTGGAAAGATACTTGGGTTAAGAATGAATACGATCCAGATATCAATATCTTTAGAGCGGGTGAGCATTTTGTTATTGAGTTAACTTCTACTCCAGCAAATAAAGTTGAAGGAAGCGTTGATTTTGGTGGGAAAATTGGCAAGGTAGACATTCCATCCAGTGCTTTCACTCTTGTTAGCTCAAAACCATTTGAAATGAAATGGTGTGCTGAATTGTATAGAGATGACTTTAAATTTATTCCCGATGGAGAGTACATGTTTAATTTCAAATCATATCATCCAGTTGCCAATCCATACGTGGAAGCTACGGATAACTACATTGTAAAAATTCAAGGTAATATATTTGAAGAATTAGGATATCACAGAAGTTACTAA
- a CDS encoding AAA family ATPase yields MSRYTLYTYKNRDEFETYYKEMEEKGYIISPFIFQNTKDLLEEDTENIIDISSLVQYLLVNPADVVPAINNILPADEETRFIIIESLSDKGLEIFRNHFEDKAPLYPEKNNEFIQEVAENFNPFDRFYIYSYKNDDELKSIIEYLNDKKISLVSFSQIDEHFTTHFASKEKDIFVDITSLISAIKNNSNLIYYAEKLIIENPRFKIIVQINKVEKALEHFRLILKGVKPINEILPVVVTEIEDEISVNNVVKITDLSTQGVNELIKEVSSKLFGHKKFKDQLPSAFNNFILLNRIKEKKVFSIFLLGPTGLGKTEFATLLKNQLNPHTSMVKINFGNYSSQDALNSLIGSPRGYIGSEDGELGNKLAKSKVGIILCDEFEKANSQIFNFFLELLEDGLFTDSLSREHNIDGYIIVFTSNLDESNFYKVIPTELSSRFDLVCEFSLLTEVEKRNFVSYYVDSFLEKIKKENTLDRQFTTQEIQEFKNINVNSIENIRDIRRLVIKKILK; encoded by the coding sequence ATGAGTAGATATACTTTATACACTTATAAAAATCGAGATGAATTTGAAACTTATTACAAAGAAATGGAGGAAAAAGGATACATTATTTCTCCTTTTATTTTTCAAAATACAAAAGATTTACTTGAAGAAGATACAGAAAATATTATAGATATTTCAAGTCTAGTCCAATATTTATTAGTAAATCCAGCTGATGTAGTACCTGCTATCAATAACATATTACCTGCTGATGAAGAAACACGATTTATTATAATAGAGTCTTTGTCAGATAAAGGATTAGAAATTTTTCGTAATCATTTTGAGGATAAGGCACCCTTATATCCAGAAAAAAACAATGAATTCATTCAAGAAGTAGCGGAAAATTTCAATCCTTTTGATAGATTTTATATATACTCTTATAAAAATGATGATGAACTAAAAAGTATAATTGAATATTTGAATGATAAGAAAATATCTCTTGTTAGTTTTAGCCAAATTGATGAGCATTTCACTACTCATTTTGCTTCGAAAGAAAAAGATATCTTTGTTGACATTACTTCTCTTATTTCAGCAATAAAAAATAATTCTAACTTAATTTATTACGCTGAAAAACTAATAATTGAAAACCCTCGATTTAAAATCATCGTACAAATCAATAAAGTTGAAAAAGCATTGGAGCATTTTAGATTAATTTTAAAAGGAGTCAAACCTATTAACGAAATATTACCAGTAGTAGTTACGGAGATTGAGGATGAAATTTCAGTAAATAATGTTGTGAAAATTACTGACTTATCAACCCAAGGAGTTAATGAATTAATTAAAGAGGTATCTTCTAAATTATTTGGGCATAAAAAATTCAAAGATCAATTGCCAAGTGCCTTTAATAATTTTATACTCTTGAATAGAATCAAGGAGAAGAAAGTGTTTTCTATTTTTCTTTTAGGTCCCACAGGATTAGGAAAAACAGAATTTGCCACTTTACTTAAAAATCAATTAAACCCCCATACTTCCATGGTAAAGATAAACTTTGGAAACTATAGTAGTCAAGATGCATTAAATAGTCTTATTGGAAGTCCGAGAGGCTATATCGGTTCTGAAGATGGAGAGCTAGGTAATAAATTGGCCAAGAGCAAAGTTGGTATCATTCTGTGTGATGAATTTGAAAAAGCAAATTCTCAGATATTTAATTTTTTTCTGGAATTACTAGAAGACGGACTATTCACTGATTCGTTATCAAGAGAACATAATATCGATGGTTATATCATTGTATTTACATCAAATTTGGATGAATCTAATTTTTATAAAGTAATTCCTACAGAACTAAGTTCACGTTTTGATTTAGTATGTGAGTTTAGTTTGTTGACAGAGGTTGAAAAGAGAAACTTTGTTAGCTATTATGTGGATAGCTTTTTAGAAAAGATTAAAAAGGAAAATACATTGGATAGGCAATTTACAACTCAAGAAATTCAAGAGTTTAAAAATATAAATGTTAATTCCATAGAAAATATTCGTGATATTAGAAGGCTAGTGATTAAAAAAATATTGAAGTAG
- a CDS encoding peptidoglycan DD-metalloendopeptidase family protein — MKAKVRTAKRIIVAGLLSSSVFFAADNTVSAEVGSDYFKHRNQELKHLAKDEKQLKAVDKAVIKAKQKIRRMDLQVTKVSAKIVNLERKQKAQKQTISHLKEQYSNLDNAIAAKQQEIKEKVVSYYENGEQMQYLKVLAGTASIKDFISRVILINVMNESDRDILKGYFKGKEDNQSNQKKLAAEIKELEKQKTELKVLKKDLEKSRAEKKAYMAVLKNIQKNLQVYVLDSKEELNLLSAQEQQAAHEAEQEQLSLEGKIPLMPVGEWQTFLATYYDSNFQSTGKNPSDKGYGITKSGAPVQAGVTIAVDPAVIPLGTWVEIKYPDGKMEQRQAQDIGGMINGHHIDVYVPNADGYGKHDVQLRLMTYKETVKSGEEKGLFIRPATGSITSEHGEHRSYETHVGIDIGKNGRTEDVPIHAAASGTVIRSYLSSSYGNVVFIRHKVNGQVFTSVSAHMETRFVKEGDVVQQGQKIGLMGNTGYSFGPHLHFELHKGDWTPDKKNAVDPLKYLPR; from the coding sequence ATGAAAGCAAAAGTAAGGACAGCTAAAAGGATAATTGTAGCGGGCTTATTAAGTAGCTCTGTTTTCTTTGCTGCCGATAACACGGTATCAGCTGAAGTGGGAAGCGATTATTTTAAACATCGAAATCAGGAATTAAAACATCTGGCTAAGGATGAAAAGCAATTAAAGGCTGTTGATAAGGCTGTCATAAAAGCGAAACAAAAGATTAGACGCATGGATCTTCAAGTAACGAAAGTAAGTGCAAAAATCGTTAACTTAGAGAGAAAACAAAAAGCTCAAAAACAAACCATCAGTCATCTTAAAGAGCAATACTCAAATTTAGATAATGCGATTGCTGCTAAACAGCAAGAAATTAAGGAAAAGGTTGTTTCTTATTATGAGAATGGCGAACAAATGCAATATTTAAAGGTCCTGGCGGGCACTGCAAGCATTAAGGATTTCATTTCACGTGTCATTTTAATAAACGTTATGAACGAGTCTGATCGTGACATTCTTAAGGGCTATTTCAAAGGGAAAGAAGACAATCAATCTAATCAAAAGAAGCTTGCTGCTGAGATTAAGGAGCTTGAAAAACAAAAAACTGAATTGAAGGTGCTCAAAAAGGATCTAGAAAAGAGCAGGGCCGAGAAAAAAGCTTATATGGCAGTCCTTAAAAACATCCAAAAGAATCTGCAGGTTTATGTACTGGATTCTAAGGAAGAACTAAATCTTCTTTCAGCACAAGAACAACAGGCAGCACATGAAGCAGAACAAGAACAGCTAAGCTTGGAGGGCAAAATTCCTCTTATGCCAGTTGGTGAATGGCAGACATTCCTTGCTACCTATTATGATTCCAATTTTCAATCCACCGGAAAGAATCCAAGTGATAAAGGCTATGGGATTACAAAATCAGGAGCCCCAGTCCAGGCGGGTGTAACAATCGCTGTAGATCCCGCTGTTATTCCTCTTGGTACTTGGGTGGAGATTAAGTATCCGGATGGGAAAATGGAGCAGAGACAAGCCCAAGATATCGGTGGAATGATTAATGGCCACCACATTGACGTTTATGTTCCCAATGCTGATGGTTATGGGAAACATGATGTGCAGCTAAGATTAATGACCTATAAAGAAACAGTGAAATCAGGGGAAGAAAAAGGACTATTCATACGGCCGGCTACAGGAAGTATTACATCCGAGCATGGGGAGCACAGAAGCTATGAGACCCATGTAGGAATTGATATCGGTAAGAATGGCCGTACTGAAGATGTGCCGATTCATGCTGCGGCATCTGGTACCGTTATACGATCATATTTATCCAGCTCATACGGAAACGTGGTATTTATTCGTCACAAGGTAAATGGACAGGTTTTCACTTCAGTTTCCGCTCATATGGAAACACGGTTTGTTAAAGAGGGAGATGTAGTCCAACAAGGCCAGAAAATAGGCCTAATGGGCAACACCGGTTATTCATTTGGACCTCATTTGCATTTTGAGTTACATAAGGGTGACTGGACCCCAGATAAGAAGAATGCTGTGGATCCGCTAAAATACTTACCACGGTAA
- a CDS encoding DNA polymerase thumb domain-containing protein: MMDYKKRESILCIDLKSFYASCSCIKRGLDPLTTYLAVVGATDRQGSVVLAATPLMKQKYRIKTGSRLFEIPQHKEIHIVNAEMKYYLDMSMAVTKILHRFASREDLHIYSIDEAFIRVNPVERIFGDKWSIARRIKTEIFEELGLTVAIGIGENMLLSKLCLDLEAKKTTEGIAEWTYESVPQKLWPVTPLSEMWGIGKKTQNTLNRMGIVKVGDLAHYPLELLEKNFGIMGNQLYYHAHGIDHSDLGAPIMMGQISFGKSQILLRDYSDKEEVKHVILEICEEIARRTRSARKAGRTINLGIGYSKDSFGGGFNRSKTIDQPTNITMDVYKVCLELFEKFYNGDVVRSIDVRLLNIVDDSEIQLSLFDLDNPKRSRLGYTMDEIRRKHGSASLLRGVSFTQAGTAIHRSKLIGGHKG; encoded by the coding sequence ATTATGGATTATAAAAAAAGAGAGAGCATCTTATGCATTGACTTAAAGAGCTTTTATGCTTCATGTTCATGTATAAAAAGAGGCTTAGATCCTTTAACCACCTATTTAGCTGTTGTTGGAGCTACCGATCGTCAAGGAAGTGTCGTATTAGCAGCTACTCCCCTTATGAAACAAAAATATCGCATCAAAACAGGAAGTCGCTTGTTTGAGATTCCACAACATAAAGAAATTCACATTGTTAATGCAGAAATGAAGTACTATCTTGATATGTCTATGGCAGTAACTAAAATTCTTCATCGTTTTGCATCTAGAGAAGACTTACACATTTATTCCATAGATGAAGCGTTCATACGGGTAAATCCGGTTGAGCGCATTTTTGGAGACAAATGGTCGATCGCACGAAGGATAAAAACGGAAATATTTGAAGAGTTAGGGCTCACAGTTGCGATTGGAATTGGTGAGAATATGTTGCTCAGCAAACTATGTTTGGATCTTGAGGCTAAAAAAACAACAGAAGGAATCGCGGAGTGGACATATGAATCAGTGCCTCAGAAATTATGGCCGGTTACCCCGCTCTCTGAAATGTGGGGTATCGGTAAAAAAACACAAAACACATTAAACAGAATGGGAATTGTTAAAGTCGGTGACTTAGCCCACTACCCCTTAGAACTATTAGAGAAGAATTTTGGAATTATGGGAAACCAGCTTTACTACCACGCGCACGGTATTGATCATAGCGATCTAGGTGCTCCTATTATGATGGGTCAAATCAGTTTCGGAAAAAGCCAAATTTTATTAAGGGACTACTCAGATAAAGAAGAAGTAAAACATGTAATCTTAGAAATTTGCGAAGAAATAGCCAGGCGAACACGGTCTGCTCGTAAAGCGGGGCGAACAATAAATTTAGGTATCGGATACTCCAAAGATTCATTCGGCGGCGGATTCAATCGATCAAAAACAATCGATCAACCTACAAACATTACGATGGATGTTTATAAGGTCTGTCTTGAATTGTTTGAGAAGTTTTATAATGGTGATGTAGTCAGAAGTATTGATGTCAGACTTTTGAATATTGTAGATGATTCCGAAATACAGCTATCATTGTTTGACTTGGATAATCCTAAACGATCCCGGCTTGGTTATACGATGGATGAAATCAGAAGGAAACATGGTTCTGCTTCTTTATTAAGAGGGGTTTCTTTTACCCAAGCAGGGACAGCTATTCACAGAAGTAAATTAATCGGTGGACATAAAGGATAA